AACAGTTCGGAAAAGGATCGATTATGAAATTGGGAGAGCAGGCGGAACAACGCGTCTCCACAATATCTTCAGGCGTCCTTGCATTGGATATTGCCCTGGGTGTAGGGGGATATCCCCGAGGACGTGTCATTGAAGTATACGGTCCTGAATCATCAGGTAAAACAACCGTTGCCCTTCATGCGATCGCAGAAGTTCAGCGAAATGGCGGCACAGCTGCATTCATAGACGCTGAGCATGCACTTGATCCGAAATATGCGCAGGCACTCGGAGTTGATATCGATAATTTACTCCTCTCGCAACCGGACACGGGTGAACAGGCACTTGAAATTGCAGAAGCACTTGTCCGAAGTGGCGCAGTTGATATGATTGTTGTTGACTCCGTAGCTGCCTTGGTACCGAAAGCGGAGATTGAAGGTGAAATGGGTGATTCTCACGTAGGGCTTCAGGCGCGTCTTATGTCTCAGGCGCTTCGGAAATTGTCCGGGGCTGTAAGTAAATCGAAGACAATCGCTATGTTTATCAATCAGATTCGTGAGAAAGTCGGTGTCATGTTCGGAAATCC
This genomic window from [Bacillus] selenitireducens MLS10 contains:
- the recA gene encoding recombinase RecA translates to MSDRKQALDMALKQIEKQFGKGSIMKLGEQAEQRVSTISSGVLALDIALGVGGYPRGRVIEVYGPESSGKTTVALHAIAEVQRNGGTAAFIDAEHALDPKYAQALGVDIDNLLLSQPDTGEQALEIAEALVRSGAVDMIVVDSVAALVPKAEIEGEMGDSHVGLQARLMSQALRKLSGAVSKSKTIAMFINQIREKVGVMFGNPETTPGGRALKFYSSVRLEVRRAETLKQGNDMIGNKTKLKVVKNKVAPPFKTAEVDIMYGEGISREGSILDIASDLDIVQKSGAWYSYDGDRMGQGRENAKQFLKENDEVSSEIDRKIREHHGLLDVQDVPAPAEDEALEGEDVPLDLK